Proteins encoded in a region of the Vitis riparia cultivar Riparia Gloire de Montpellier isolate 1030 chromosome 7, EGFV_Vit.rip_1.0, whole genome shotgun sequence genome:
- the LOC117918020 gene encoding uncharacterized protein LOC117918020 has protein sequence MSRPAVLVLCVIFLSSIVTADDDSPSAYDILQSYNFPMGLLPKGALGYDLDKDSGKFNAYFNGSCGFSLEGSYQLKYKSIISGYISQNKLTKLSGVSVKVLFLWLNIVEVTRNGDDMEFSVGIASAAFPIDNFFECPQCGCGLDCVNGQVRKLKTNPFVSSI, from the coding sequence ATGTCTCGTCCGGCAGTTCTTGTCCTCTGTGTTATCTTTTTATCATCAATCGTCACCGCCGACGACGACTCACCGTCGGCGTATGATATCCTCCAGAGCTACAATTTTCCGATGGGTCTCCTCCCGAAAGGTGCACTTGGCTACGATCTGGATAAGGATTCTGGGAAGTTCAATGCCTATTTTAACGGAAGCTGCGGCTTTTCACTTGAAGGTTCGTACCAGCtcaaatataaatcaatcatcAGTGGGTATATATCCCAAAACAAGCTCACGAAACTGAGTGGTGTAAGCGTGAAGGTGTTGTTTTTGTGGCTTAATATTGTGGAGGTGACTAGGAACGGCGACGACATGGAGTTCTCAGTGGGGATAGCGTCGGCGGCATTTCCGATTGACAATTTTTTCGAGTGTCCACAATGTGGGTGTGGACTGGACTGCGTTAATGGGCAAGTAAGGAAGCTGAAAACAAACCCTTTTGTGTCTTCTATTTAG
- the LOC117917296 gene encoding indole-3-acetic acid-induced protein ARG2-like, whose protein sequence is MARSLSNAKVISAIVVDGFSLAIHRRGYAAASGAVSSVARGQKSGVVVKKLGEEMKGRASETSPWVPDPVTGYYRPENEAKQIDVAELRQTLLKHKN, encoded by the exons ATGGCTCGCTCTTTGTCTAACGCTAAGGTTATCTCTGCTATCGTCGTGGATGGATTCTCTCTCGCAATCCACAG ACGCGGATACGCGGCCGCATCAGGAGCTGTCTCTAGCGTGGCTAGAGGACAGAAGAGTGGAGTGGTGGTGAAGAAACTGGGAGAAGAGATGAAAGGAAGAGCATCGGAGACATCTCCGTGGGTTCCAGATCCGGTGACTGGATACTATAGACCAGAGAATGAAGCAAAACAGATTGACGTGGCGGAGCTGCGACAGACGCTCTTGAAACACAAGAACTAA
- the LOC117917375 gene encoding U1 small nuclear ribonucleoprotein A, whose translation MAELNTGGEISPNMTIYINNLNEKIKLEELKKSLFAVFSQFGKILEVLAFKTLKHKGQAWVVFEEVSSATNALRQMQGFPFYDKPMRIQYAKTKSDVVAKADGTFVPRERRRRHDDRAGRKRREQHDANQAGVGVNPAYGGAYGAAPPLSQIPYLGGAKSAVPEAPAPPNNILFIQNLPHEATPMMLQMFFCQYPGFKEVRMVEAKPGIAFVEYGDEMQSTVAMQGLQGLKINQQNPMLITYAKK comes from the exons atggcGGAGTTGAATACAGGCGGCGAGATTTCTCCGAACATGACCATTTACATCAACAATCTCAACGAGAAAATCAAACTAGAAG AGTTGAAGAAATCGCTGTTCGCCGTGTTCTCTCAGTTCGGAAAAATACTGGAAGTTTTAGCATTCAAGACATTGAAACACAAGGGCCAAGCTTGGGTCGTTTTCGAGGAAGTCTCGTCCGCCACCAATGCGCTCAGGCAAATGCAGGGCTTCCCTTTTTATGATAAGCCCATG AGAATACAATATGCAAAGACAAAGTCAGATGTCGTAGCAAAGGCAGATGGTACCTTTGTCCCACGAGAAAGGCGAAGGAGGCATGATGACAGAG CTGGGAGGAAGCGAAGAGAACAACATGATGCTAACCAAGCTGGAGTGGGTGTCAATCCTGCTTATGGTGGTGCCTATGGTGCAGCCCCTCCT CTGTCTCAGATACCATATCTGGGTGGTGCAAAATCTGCAGTTCCTGAAGCTCCTGCTCCTCCAAATAACATACTCTTCATTCAGAATCTTCCCCATGAGGCAACACCGATGATGCTGCAAATGTTTTTCTGCCAATATCCAGGTTTTAAGGAAGTTAGAATGGTGGAAGCAAAGCCAGGGATTGCCTTTGTGGAGTATGGGGATGAGATGCAGTCGACAGTTGCTATGCAAGGGCTTCAAGGTTTGAAGATAAACCAACAGAATCCAATGTTGATTACCTATGCAAAGAAATAG
- the LOC117917648 gene encoding mediator of RNA polymerase II transcription subunit 28, producing MAEQPPQVDPQAAAGPPLQPPRQDMIACVMALEAALLPCLPARELQAIDRSPHPSHQIDVERHARDFMEAAKKLQVYFISLQREDQPTKAETLRKEIAVMEEELRLKTELINKQERLIQGWRKELKDQLDKHNTELERV from the exons ATGGCTGAGCAGCCACCGCAAGTCGACCCACAGGCGGCGGCGGGGCCACCGCTACAGCCCCCGCGGCAAGATATGATAGCGTGCGTGATGGCACTGGAGGCTGCTCTGCTCCCATGCTTGCCCGCCAGAGAGCTCCAAGCTATCGACCGCTCGCCTCACCCTTCCCATCAGA TTGATGTGGAGAGGCATGCTAGAGATTTTATGGAGGCTGCTAAAAAGCTTCAAGTGTATTTTATTAGTCTGCAACGCGAAGATCAACCAACCAAGGCAGAAACACTTCGAAAG GAGATTGCTGTGATGGAAGAGGAGTTGAGGTTGAAGACTGAGCTTATCAATAAGCAGGAAAGATTGATCCAAGGTTGGAGGAAGGAGTTGAAAGACCAGTTGGACAAACACAATACTGAGTTGGAGAGAGTGTAG